A part of Phoenix dactylifera cultivar Barhee BC4 chromosome 2, palm_55x_up_171113_PBpolish2nd_filt_p, whole genome shotgun sequence genomic DNA contains:
- the LOC103715513 gene encoding 3-dehydrosphinganine reductase TSC10A-like, which produces MLPSSHALHLTGTLDLVAGTLILSMATLLLLLSVPFVSLSAIAVALAFLVRPRPVRIPVKGRHVFITGGSSGIGLAIARRAAAEGARVSILARSAARLKEARDAIRLATGVDVALFSADVRDAEAVAREVEAAGPIDLLVCNHGVFTPQELEHQDLEEVRFMVDVNLMGTFNLIKAALPAMKQRARATGLPASISIMSSQAGQVGVYGYTAYSASKFALRGLGEALQHEVIADNIHVSLIFPPDTETPGFAEEHKRRPELTNIIAGSSGGMKADDVAQKALGGIKTGTFIVPCNFEGTMLSIATAGLSPQRSYLMAFVEVFGAGFMRFMGLCFQWNWFSTIENWHAKKKSM; this is translated from the exons ATGCTCCCTTCCTCTCACGCCCTCCACCTCACCGGAACCCTAGATCTCGTTGCCGGAACCCTAATTCTTTCCATGGCtaccctccttctcctcctatcGGTCCCATTCGTCTCCCTATCCGCTATCGCCGTCGCCCTGGCCTTCCTCGTCCGGCCCCGCCCCGTCCGGATCCCCGTCAAGGGACGGCACGTCTTCATCACCGGCGGGTCGAGTGGCATTGGGCTCGCAATCGCCCGCCGCGCCGCCGCGGAGGGCGCCCGCGTCTCCATCCTCGCCCGCAGCGCCGCCCGCCTCAAGGAGGCCCGCGACGCCATCCGCCTCGCCACCGGCGTCGACGTCGCGCTCTTCAGCGCCGACGTCCGCGACGCCGAGGCCGTCGCCCGGGAAGTGGAGGCGGCGGGGCCTATTGATTTGCTGGTGTGCAACCACGGCGTGTTCACGCCCCAGGAGCTCGAGCACCAGGACCTCGAGGAGGTGCGGTTCATGGTGGACGTCAACCTCATGGGGACTTTCAACCTCATTAAGGCTGCTCTCCCCGCCATGAAGCAGAGGGCAAGGGCCACCGGTCTTCCTGCCTCCATTTCCATCATGTCCTCCCAGGCCGGCCAG gtgGGGGTTTATGGTTACACAGCTTACTCTGCAAGCAAATTTGCTCTCCGTGGCTTAGGTGAGGCTCTGCAGCATGAAGTTATAGCTGACAACATCCATGTGTCTCTGATATTTCCTCCCGATACAGAGACCCCAGGTTTTGCTGAAG AGCACAAGAGAAGACCAGAGCTCACCAATATTATAGCTGGATCTTCTGGTGGAATGAAGGCTGATGATGTTGCTCAAAAAGCTTTGGGTGGCATCAAAACTGGAACATTTATTGTTCCATGCAACTTTGAGGGAACAATGCTATCAATCGCGACAGCTGGTTTGTCCCCACAAAGGTCATACCTGATGGCATTTGTTGAGGTGTTTGGTGCCGGTTTCATGCGCTTTATGGGTCTTTGTTTCCAATGGAATTGGTTTAGCACCATAGAAAATTGGCatgccaaaaagaaaagcatgtaG